The Syntrophales bacterium region CAAGTCTACCAGGCTGGTATAGGGCGACTCGAGGATGAGCGTCCGCGGTTTCCGCTGCGTTGCCACCCAAGCGGCCGGGCCGGTGCCGATGGATCGGCCGTACAGGACGATGGCCTGTTCGGGGTATTCGTTTCGCACGTGGTCGTATATCCGGAGGGTATCCTCCAGGAGATCTTGTTCTCCGTCGAGGCGACCCTCGCTCTTGCCGAAACCCCGGTAGTCGGGTATCACGAGGTCGTATCCCCGACGGGTGAATTCGGGGGCGATCTCCCCCCAGGTGCGAAGGCTGCCCGCATTGCCGTGAAAGTAGAGGACCACGCCCCGGGGTGCGGGAGTCCTGAAATGCAGGGCGTGCAGCTCGATTCCCCCGGCTTGCAGTCGGACTTCGCGAAATGGCTCTGAAAAGGAGAACCGGAAGTCTTTCGGCAGAGTTTCCGGATAGAAAATCAGGGATTCCTGGCTGCAGCCCGTCAGCAGCAAGGCGGCCATGAAGATGAGGAGCCCCGGCAGGAGCCGATGATTCCGTGAAAAACACTGCAACATCAGAATGTCTCCCGGTTCAGGAATTTCTCTATCATGGGGCGCTGGACATTGCCCAGTGATGAATGAATCCGCGACGGATGCTTCCCCGGATTGAGCCGTACCTGCGGCCGACGGGATGCATGCCCCGGATGCTCCGGTGCCGCCGGAACCTCGCTTCCCCGCTTGGAGTGCAATCACCGGGAACCTTTTGCGGCCAACGGATGATCATGGTAACCTGAAATGCATGCCGGACACGGGATATCCCGGTGGAGTGACGCTGAGGATAGAAATCGGTCATTCGCAAGGGAGGGAATGGGATGACGGACAAGGTGATCCTTTCCTGGAGCGGCGGGAAGGATTGCGCGCTGGCGCTCCGGGAACTGGCGGTGGGCGGCCGGTTCAGGACAGAGGCACTGCTGACGACCTTCGTCGCGGAAACGGACCGGGTGGTGATGCACGGGATTCCACGGCTCCTGGTGGAGGATCAGGCCCGGCTGATCGGACTTCCCCTGGAAGCGGTGTTTCTGGAGGAGAAA contains the following coding sequences:
- a CDS encoding alpha/beta fold hydrolase, which produces MLQCFSRNHRLLPGLLIFMAALLLTGCSQESLIFYPETLPKDFRFSFSEPFREVRLQAGGIELHALHFRTPAPRGVVLYFHGNAGSLRTWGEIAPEFTRRGYDLVIPDYRGFGKSEGRLDGEQDLLEDTLRIYDHVRNEYPEQAIVLYGRSIGTGPAAWVATQRKPRTLILESPYTSLVDLGAYHYPFLPRLMIRSFLKYTLPTEKWIRSISCPVFLFHGTADDIIPFPMSERLVALAAGRHILIAVPGGGHNDLDRYPQYHRELDRILKGVSARSER